From the Desulfosarcina sp. BuS5 genome, one window contains:
- the pgsA gene encoding CDP-diacylglycerol--glycerol-3-phosphate 3-phosphatidyltransferase: MTGTGHKNNNFMKKLSKTNIKEIMVHPNSLTLFRIVVIPIIIILLMYPNRFCSFLAALFFSAAAITDYLDGFYARTRGLETSLGKVMDPVADKLLISSAFIMLVSLGWIPAWIVCIIIGRELAVTGLRSIIAASGEDVSASSLGKYKTGFQIAATIPLMIHSEYFGINFHEIGYVLLWGALIFTIWSGADYFYRFKKLLNL, from the coding sequence ATGACTGGAACAGGTCACAAAAATAATAATTTTATGAAAAAGCTTTCAAAGACAAATATAAAAGAGATCATGGTCCATCCCAACAGCTTGACCTTGTTTAGAATAGTTGTTATACCAATTATTATCATTCTGCTTATGTATCCAAACAGGTTTTGCTCATTTCTGGCAGCGCTTTTTTTCAGTGCTGCTGCGATTACTGATTATCTGGATGGGTTTTATGCCAGAACAAGGGGACTCGAAACGAGTCTGGGTAAGGTGATGGATCCGGTGGCGGACAAGTTGCTCATATCATCGGCTTTTATAATGCTTGTTTCCCTGGGCTGGATTCCGGCATGGATAGTTTGTATTATAATAGGAAGGGAGCTTGCTGTAACCGGACTGCGCAGCATAATAGCGGCAAGCGGAGAAGATGTTTCGGCATCAAGTCTGGGTAAATATAAAACAGGGTTTCAGATAGCAGCTACCATACCCCTGATGATACATTCGGAATATTTTGGAATAAATTTTCATGAGATAGGGTATGTTTTATTGTGGGGCGCTTTAATATTTACGATATGGTCAGGTGCCGATTATTTTTACAGATTTAAAAAACTCCTCAATTTATGA